In a genomic window of Gemmatimonadaceae bacterium:
- a CDS encoding TlpA disulfide reductase family protein: MHMSLLWAAVPLVLAAAAPAGAQDLGIAVGSQAPNVAMHTLDGAPATLAAYIGKTPTLIEFWATWCPNCKELQPAMKAAAAKYGTRVKFVGIAVSVNENPKRVKAFVAKYGIPGDQFFDTDGDASGKFDAPATSYVVVLDRAGKVVYTGLGGTQDLDAAIKKAL; the protein is encoded by the coding sequence ATGCATATGTCTCTCCTGTGGGCCGCCGTGCCCCTCGTGCTCGCCGCCGCGGCCCCCGCCGGCGCCCAGGATCTGGGCATCGCCGTGGGCAGCCAGGCGCCCAACGTCGCCATGCACACCCTCGACGGCGCCCCCGCCACGCTCGCCGCCTACATCGGCAAGACGCCCACGCTCATCGAGTTCTGGGCCACCTGGTGCCCCAACTGCAAGGAACTCCAACCCGCCATGAAGGCCGCCGCCGCCAAATACGGCACCCGCGTCAAGTTCGTGGGCATCGCCGTCTCGGTGAACGAGAACCCCAAACGCGTGAAGGCGTTCGTGGCCAAGTACGGCATTCCGGGCGATCAGTTCTTCGACACCGACGGCGACGCCAGCGGCAAGTTCGACGCCCCCGCCACGTCGTACGTGGTGGTGCTCGACCGCGCGGGCAAGGTGGTCTACACCGGGCTCGGCGGCACGCAGGACCTCGACGCCGCGATCAAGAAGGCGCTGTAG